A window of Acinonyx jubatus isolate Ajub_Pintada_27869175 chromosome E4, VMU_Ajub_asm_v1.0, whole genome shotgun sequence contains these coding sequences:
- the RAB25 gene encoding ras-related protein Rab-25 — translation MGNRTEEDYNFVFKVVLIGESGVGKTNLLSRFTRNEFSHDSRTTIGVEFSTRTVMLGTAAIKAQIWDTAGLERYRAITSAYYRGAVGALLVFDLTKHQTYAVVERWLKELYDHAEATIVVMLVGNKSDLSQAREVPTEEARMFAENNGLLFLETSALDSTNVELAFETVLKEIFAKVSKQRQNSTRTNAITLGGAQAGQEPGPGEKRACCISL, via the exons ATGGGGAACAGAACCGAGGAAGATTATAACTTTGTCTTCAAGG tGGTGCTGATCGGTGAGTCAGGCGTGGGGAAGACCAATCTGCTGTCCCGATTCACACGGAATGAGTTCAGCCATGACAGCCGCACCACCATCGGGGTTGAGTTCTCCACCCGCACGGTCATGCTGGGCACCGCTGCCATTAAGGCTCAGATCTGGGACACGGCCGGCCTGGAGCGGTACCGGGCCATCACCTCCGC GTACTATCGAGGTGCGGTGGGGGCCCTACTGGTGTTTGACCTGACCAAGCACCAGACCTATGCCGTGGTGGAGCGCTGGCTGAAGGAGCTCTATGACCACGCCGAGGCCACCATTGTCGTCATGCTTGTGGGCAACAAGAGTGACCTCAGCCAGGCCCGGGAGGTGCCCACTGAAGAGGCCCGAATGTTCGCTG AAAACAATGGACTGCTATTCCTGGAGACCTCAGCCCTGGACTCCACCAATGTTGAGCTGGCGTTTGAGACTGTCCTCAAAG AGATCTTCGCAAAAGTGTCCAAGCAGAGGCAGAACAGCACCCGGACCAACGCCATCACCCTGGGCGGTGCCCAGGCTGGGCAGGAGCCGGGCCCTGGTGAGAAGAGGGCCTGCTGCATTAGCCTCTGA